In Zingiber officinale cultivar Zhangliang chromosome 1A, Zo_v1.1, whole genome shotgun sequence, the DNA window ATTCCAACAGCAAAAAGAAAAATGCAACTCAGGAATGAGAACAGAGAAAAGAGAATTAGAAAAATAGGAATAAACATTACAATAGAATTCTTACTAACACAGGAAAAtaggaacaataattaaaattgaattgtaaGCTTACAAAGAAAGTACCGATGGTTTATTGCAGAATACAAGAACTAAAGATAATCGAGAGGCATACATGATCTTTATCCTCTGAACATGATTTTTTTACTTCAGAGGGATGAACCTGGAGGAGTGAGTAGCACCAATACCAGGCCTTCCATGCTTCACGGGCTTGTATGATATTGAGAATTCAGCCAAGTAATGACCAATCATCTCGGGCTGATGtcagaaaaatcaaaaataagaTAACAATCTTGATTATGCACTAGTTAAACCTAGTAAAATAGTTACCTTGATTTCAACCTGATTGAAGGTTTTTCCATTGTATACGCCAATGATGCTGCCGATCATCTCTGGGACTATGATCATGTTCCTAAGATGCGTCCTCATAGGCTCTGGCTTTTCACCAGGAGGTGCATCTCGCTTCTGAATATTGTGTCGACAATAAACAAGGTGATTCAGTTAATAGAATCGCATACTGAGAAATCAGACATTGATATGAACAGTAATTTTGTGTTAAATTGGTTATAGAATCAGATACTGAGAATTCAGATATTAATATGAATGGAAAATTTATGCTAAATTCATATATTAATATATAGAAATCCTTAGACACCACCCACTATTTAACTTGTGTTGTTTTGATGCCACATTTAGGCTATAGAACCATTACACGAGTCAGAAAGAAATAATGTTTAATACTATCTAAAACCTTAAGAGACAGGATAAATAACAAATACCTTTTGGCAACGTCATGGTTTTGGTAAATTCTAGTAACCAGAcaaactctgtgttgcaggaacAGTGACATGGTAAATACTTCGAAACAGCCTATCCAAAGATGTGTATCATCACAAAACTAGACACACAAAACCACACTTCCATAAACAATATATGTATGCATATGAATAATCTCAGAAGCAATTACACTTTTCGCAGTTTTTAAGGAACTATcattatgcatattttaatgtATGTAATAAGGTTTAGAAGACCTAATTTAAACAAGAAAATGTATCACTTAGCAAAACTACCTTGATGATTGCACCATTTAAGTGGATAATCAACTTTCATAAGAAATTTCactaaacaaaataaatgctcatattcCCACCAAGAAATGCAAGAAAAAACAAATTTACACTTCCAGCTAAAATTAGTATGTTGATGTGTTTTGGATTCTTATATTTTTATATGCAAGAAAAAtaggaacaataattaaaattgaattgtaaGCTTACAAAGAAAGCACCGATGGTGACAACATCTAAGCTTGAGCTCTGGCTTTGAGCCTGATATTTCCTGGAAATATACCTGATGAAACAGATAGCGATCACTTAATATATCATAATCAAAGAAGAAAGTTTAAGATCAACAGGTAGAAAGGCACGCAGAATAGCTACTTGTGATGAAGTATTTTAATGTTCAAAACAGAAATTGCTTGAAATACAATTGACCTATTAGCAGAATGTCAACACTTGCTCATTAAATCAGGAAATAGGGCAGAGCACAGACCCCATTTGGCAATGGCACCATGATAGTGGGCTTCCCTGGAGcggagcaagaagaggacgtcgacCTCGATTTCCACTCGTACCTCATGACTCCCAATCCCCTCTCCCTTGACCTCTCTCGCCTCAGCTTCTCTTCAGCCGAGAGATTATTCTCATCGAGGCCGCCTCCATCAGGCAGGCAAAACACAAGCTCCTGCTGCCGTGAGGCAACATCAAAGGCGAAGACTTTACGGTGGAGGGTACCATCGGGGCTGAAGAGATAGGAGATCAAGCGCCCATCGGGGCTGAAGCTGATGGAAGAGGGAGCGACGTATCCCGTAAGAGGGTACTGGACGATCTCCTCCATGGGAAAGAGGAAAGAGTCTTCCTCAGAATCAGTAAGGGGCATCTCAACTTCGCAGTGGCACGGCTGCTTCGGAAAAGAGGAAAAAGTCTCCTTCTCGCCGTCCTCCGGGGCCGCCTTGTCCTGCATCAAGAATGGAAGATACGCAGGGGGAGAGGAAGGGCCGGAGAGGCCGCCGGAACAAGAAGGAGCCGCCGGACGTCGAACCCTAGGAGTTCGGATTGCGATCAGATTGGGGAAACGAGGGGATCTAGCTCTCACTTAATGGTGCTTGGCCCTCCTTGGAGCGGAGAAAGAAGGCTTGTACTTGTCCTGCACCTTATCCCGCATGATCGATCTCATCTTAAGGTTCACTGCCCGCTTGCCTTTCACTTCCGTCGAGCCCATCACCCAAACGAACCAGTAGACCGCGACAGCGCCGATGACCGCCGCCTCCACATCGCCGTCGAGAGATCCATTGCTCGTCTTTCAAATGGTAACTCCTAAAAGGAGGATGCAGAAGATTAGGGTTTCGATTTATGGTGGGCgaggagaagcccaaaagaaaTCGCGCTATGAAAGTCCGCCaaaattttggttcatagacaccgggttttaaaaaccgcggttaaaatcgatgtctattaatgaaaGAAAAGGCGCTCAttgacatcggctaaaaaatcgatgtctatgagcgaaaatttgcgctcatagacaccgatttttgaaaaaattggtgtaaatactcaaagacatcggattttgcttaaaaccgttgttgttccaccgatgtctatgagggtttttcttgtagtgtgatcactatgaatgacaaattctttaggcaaaagataatgctgccatgtttgcaatgctctaacaagtgcatacaattctatatcataagtggaatagttgagagtgacgccacttaatttctcactaaaatatacaatgggatgaccatcttgaagtaaaacatccccaatacccacatgagatgcatcacattcaatttcaaatgatttgaaaaaattaggtaaagcaagaatgggtgcatgtgtgagtttatccttaagtgtttgaaaagcattttcttgattctctccccatctaaaacccatgtttttcttaacaatttcatttaggggtgATGCCACTGTTCTAAAGCtcttcacaaacctcctatagaaacttgtcaacctatggaagctcctaacctcactcacagttttaggagttgaccaatctctaatggccttaactttcccttcatgcactcctttagaacttatgacaaaaccaagaaaaaccacatgatcattgcaaaaagaacacttttccatgtaagcatatagtttttcctttctaaggacatgcaagacagattgatgtgcaatatgctcaacaaaactcttggaatataccaaaatatcatcaaagttaactaccacaaattttccaagaaattctcgtaTGACATCGTTCATAATCCTCAAAAATGTGTTTGGTGTATCagttaacccaaaaggcattaccaaccattcatacaatccatatttggttttgaaagttgttttccattcatccccttcccttatcctaatttgatggtactcacttttcaaatcaattttagaaaagaagtaagcaccatgcaattcatcaagcaaatcatcaagtctagggataggATGTCTATACTAAAttttgatgttgttgatggctctatagtcagtgcacatcctccatgatctatccttttaggcaccaaaattacgggtacaacacgaggacttaaactttctctagcccatcctttttgcaataactcctccacttaattttgtatctcctttctttcttgagggttgctcctataagatgacctattgggcagagaagcaccaggaataaggtctatttggtgttcaatcccccttattGGTGGCAAACCGTGAGGTATttccttgggaaacacatcctcaaaatcctgcaaaataacaacaacaacactaggcaaggagttagtattagattcccAGTAAGTTTCCTtacacaaaagaagaaatataggctaccttatcaaataagatttcttcacctcacttcctcttgtaaacaaattttctatttttctctctttcttttcctcattctctcttttcatttgaattttgtcctcaaaatcaagtattttcttatTCAtgcactctttctttttcttaagctctcgctcttctttttctcttttctctctcatttttatttgatcctcacaaacctccctaggtgataacgatacaagtgtgactttgcgagaattgtggacaaaagataacttgttggagaatccatcatggtgagctcgcctatTAAACTGCCAATGTCTTCCAAGAAaaatgtggcttgcctccataggcataatatcacatagaacttgatcttcattTTTGCCAATtgagaaattaatcaacacttgctaGTTCAttaccaattcaccactattacttagccattggagtttatattgttggttgctacttgaaaTATCGTCCAGTTCCCctgtaaaaatttttgtacaagtcctaaatcattcctaacaacctattattttctttagaaattaaatttggaatcacaaacagaacttaatattattgattccaaattcaacttatctgttcttagaggtttagacttggatcacaaacgatacttaacattattgatccaaatccacccatgttacaaattcaattaaatatttatttcaaagttcaGCTTCTAGGTCAAaggtggcgaggcactaggccttcttgggtatgggatcatccaccactgcctagacaaaaccttacaaagaaaaccaatatttaatctccttctagtaaccctaggtttaaccattaagaacaatcgaataacaagtttgaaaaacaaaagaaacacaaaatcaaaaacatgaATTCTATAACCTAGATTCTTTagctcttgtgtttggtatttcaaaatctaaataaaaggatgaactagttatgatgcggaaactaataactagttataccttttatagcttatagacctcacaatcttctgtcgtattcctcttcttatctcggacgtcgtgtgggtgacgatctactgagatgagaatccacccaagcttccttcttctccaagcaagtttcggccaccaccaatcttcaagagatgaagaactttcggccaccaaccaaactccaagggatactaagaaacaaagcctcctatgcctccttcttcctctaacaagatccggccaccaccaagctcctagagatgaagatgccgccggccacacaaggaagaagaataggagaggaagaggaagagagggccagccaccaccaagggagagaggaacaatagaagatgtattgttataaggtgaggcacctctaccctctcttttatattctttggccttggaaaataaggaaagttttaattaaaacttccttgaTTTCCTTGCCAatcaaaaggaaaatttaattaaaaattccttttatttattaatgtggtcgacccctacaactcttccaaacaaggaaagttttaaacacaattaaaactttctaatttgtttccggaaattttaaaataaaaatttctcttttaaaaattcccttcatggttggttataaaaggaaacttttataaattaaaatatctcttttaaaacatgtggatgatttagaaaaaggaaagttttctctaaaattaaaatcttccttttaactacaaataaggaaagaaatcaaaatctttctcttaatcttttgtagaaagctataaaaggaaagatttaattttaaaactctcttttaaaatcatgatgatggttacaaaaaaggaaagttttatcaaaaattaaaatctttcttttaactacaaataaggaaagatatcaaacctttttcttaatcttttgtagaaaactataaaaggaaagatttaaattataaactctcttttaaaaccatggcttccacataatgaaagattttaaaaaataaaatccttttactttattgtggccgaccacctaagcttgggttcaagctagggttggccacctctttaaaccaactcaccttggtttggttaGCCCttagcttgggatccaagctaggcttagccgaccaccttaaggtgggtaagaaggtggatataagtgagtataatactttataactaagaggctacgacagggactgagaggaggaattggttttggtctcccgatgaacttgagcttcccgtgttcgccccgaacacccaactcgaggtcatcaataatatctcattccactaaagagttattattgaactaccgcaccaatcccatattactatatgagctccttcttatcatgagtgtgttagtctccttgtgtttatgATATAGAATGCACactaatcaaatgagttactgacaactcacttaattaatatctagctcaaagagtagtaccactcatcttcattgtcatgtcagactaagtccacctgcagggtttacatgacaatccttatgagctcctcaaggggatatcatcaacctaaattactaggacacagttcattctataatcaacaacacatcatataaataatatcatttaccaacttatctggcctattgatttatcaaactaaatcacaccctttgataaattaaaaaaataaatattaagtatacatgcttgttattatatcatgattaagagcacacacttccataataacaatggtcttgttcttttatgtagtcagtataaaaagaaactatcttaaatggtcctgctcaatacactcagagtgtactagtgtaatttattagtcaagataaactaatactaattacactacaaccactccaatggtttgttccattccatcttggttatgagcaactgtttataatttataaggaactgataatatgatcttctgtatgtgacaccacacaccatgttatctataatataaattaattaaacaactatatataaatgtagacatttgaccaatgtgattctacaaaaagctaggtttttagtatacattccaacatataTGGTCTTGCATatggtgtagtcttgaggttgagtttggtgaccaacctagtgcttgccacattggtacaacttccaccatcaatgatcatagagcatgtcttaccttgaataaggcagcgggtatgaaaaatattttctctttggtcctccttatgctccttggcttggcttcccaataatctcctaacaccaagagatctccatcttgcgcataggctACTCCATTATTTTACTCATtgcttgaggaagaggaaggagaagtaatttcttcactagagatactcccattatccctcaccaccatagtcttcttattcgggcattcggatgcaatatgacctttttccaaacacctaaaacacttgatatccctactcttagaagtggaagaagaggtattaggaataggcttcttagtgcttgctgcctccttagaatttgaagaagaacccttcttctttggcttgtccttccaacttgaagagtagtttggagaagacAATTTCTTCATAtcgccctttctctttaattgtttCTCTATTTTCATAATGTTataactccacaatgtctccaatatcttggtttaggccatggagaaactgagccatggtagcttccctatcctccacaatattggccctaatcaaagccacctccatctccttgtagtaatcatccacactcctactcccttgggtgagtctttgtaatttgttgtgcaattccctatggtagtgggaaggcacaaatctccttctcatcaaagtcttcatttcgacccaagtgttgataggatgctctccataccttattctctccttttgcaattgatcccaccaaattaaggcataatcaATGAACTCAAGGGCAaccacctttactttctttgcatcattgtaattgtggctgaagaagatttgctctattttcatctcccactcaagatatgtttcggggtcattcctcccttggaaggaatGTATCTGGACTTTCATACCTCCTAGATCATCTTatcgtctatggtctctacctcctctttcacgtcttcttcccccttcatgcctccttctttctcttggtggatCATAGAATGGGTCACTTTGATGAGAGacttcatgattagaattgcccccatgtttggaaactttttctccttcaagtcagtccatcctttcgtgtatttcttcaagttaTCTTTGAAGAATTCTCTCAAATTcttgagtaagtgcctccatttgaagcctattaagatctccCTAGGGGAATGAGGTGATTTTTCCCACTCATTCTTGCAACAAAAGAAGATGACAAGggaaattacaaaagaaatgttagacggacctcaccactctactcacgtggttgcactcaaatttatccactcagcttcctttataagctcttaaggaaagaaccttatcaatgtCTTTATCAAGACAGCATgtagacaatcaagtgaacaagaaaccaataagagaaataaacgcataaaatgagaaatttaacaacgatcaagagcaatgaaaggaatatctttgaattcagatttcacaaagaaagaatattgagtcctttcaattcacaaatcctcctctTTTTTTCAATTAGAAACCAATGACTCTAATGAttgctttttttcttttttttttctgaattttccttctttttttttttagttgaggACCCATATAGTGAATAGAAATTTATGACAGATAGGGACGGAGAGATCAACAAAAatggacaagaacaaagatgaaaacaagacacaaacttgaaaatcaaggagccaaggctctgataccaaatgataaagaaccttgtaaatggatcgccttgaaattcagcttggggaagggtattgacgccacactcaagcaagatgagaaggtgagcgATAAGTCATGGgatttgatcgccacaagttgtcTTGATAAGATCagattagttctttgcctaagaactaaAAGGAAGCTCTCAcgaaagagaaactcaaattttcattcaaacttacttgatttgccatacaagagttctcctatttaacatcccctaagatccactatgcactaattatgcaataaatatcatgcttgcatgcatgatatttattatccactaatgcaaccactaatccctaatactagcttaatacaaccatgcatgcatggtatttattatactagcttaggaactctcaaaaatacattaaaaacccacaaaggaaaTCAAAAATCACTTTAGAAAAACTCCCCCAAAAATGCATATGAAAATAGTCCTCATGTTGgttcaatttcactttcaaattgaaggaatgttaTCCATTTAGTTGCTACCTCCATTGTGCATtaatcctccttttccttgagccccattattaagacttccaaagcttgcttcattctcttagtcttggaccttgtcatgagtcccccaattcccttcaatgcctcttcttgctcaCATCAGGtgacccctatcactagggcccctcagccATTCAATCTAGGCCATTCCCTTTATGGGATCAATAATTCCACAaaaacatttaatcaaacatgaGAATTAAGTTCAAGCACAACACACtcacataagatcaaatggaTACAAGGTATGATAATGTCATATAGATATAAATTGGCATATCTATGAGTTCTTACATCAATTCACAAcataattactcccttaatccaaGAATAATAAATCTACTCCATGGCATGAAGGGAACAATCCAAAGACATAAGAAT includes these proteins:
- the LOC122005133 gene encoding 40S ribosomal protein S15-like, yielding KIKKKRDAPPGEKPEPMRTHLRNMIIVPEMIGSIIGVYNGKTFNQVEIKPEMIGHYLAEFSISYKPVKHGRPGIGATHSSRFIPLK